A genomic region of Torulaspora delbrueckii CBS 1146 chromosome 7, complete genome contains the following coding sequences:
- the MSS11 gene encoding Mss11p (similar to Saccharomyces cerevisiae MSS11 (YMR164C); ancestral locus Anc_2.346) produces MNDLKDGQDEVKVVVSDAMAKNSRQLLNAHVYNYLIVNERFDTARQFLLEADVPVFEERNRSNEERVRRKQELNGDLLPAKMLMDCKETFLYEWWESFDSLQKFVDNTPSETFKSRNSLSEPIVPLAAPNNMSTYNMMGMRTPQGPPPSSMPRNTGSMPHQVPSVSNNASPSFIPNGPYANFEVNEDGTPNFYSQDNAVFSRQR; encoded by the coding sequence ATGAATGACCTTAAAGATGGTCAAGATGAGGTCAAAGTAGTGGTATCTGACGCAATGGCAAAGAACTCCAGACAGTTATTAAATGCTCATGTGTACAATTATTTGATTGTgaatgaaagatttgacACCGCAAGACAGTTTTTACTGGAGGCAGATGTGCCAGTTTTTGAGGAGAGAAACAGGTCCAATGAAGAAAGGGTACGACGAAAACAGGAATTGAATGGCGATTTGCTGCCGGCGAAAATGTTGATGGATTGCAAAGAGACATTTTTATATGAATGGTGGGAATCTTTTGACAGTTTGCAGAAATTTGTGGATAATACGCCGTCAGAGACTTTTAAGAGCAGAAATTCACTAAGTGAACCCATTGTGCCATTGGCCGCACCTAATAATATGAGTACTTACAATATGATGGGGATGAGGACGCCGCAGGGCCCTCCTCCATCGTCAATGCCCAGAAATACGGGTTCTATGCCACATCAGGTGCCCTCCGTTTCGAATAATGCGAGCCCGAGTTTTATACCAAATGGTCCGTATGCGAATTTTGAAGTCAACGAAGATGGCACACCTAATTTTTATTCACAGGACAATGCCGTATTTTCAAGGCAGCGGTAG
- the MME1 gene encoding Mme1p (similar to Saccharomyces cerevisiae YMR166C; ancestral locus Anc_2.344), with product MWQFTSSIPVVHKHNDHAHAKPAITNAYGATGSGDDKGKESEFEDAETNSSIFHCAVAGGLGGAIGDTAMHSLDTVKTRQQGAPSAGKYKNMLTAYRTIFAQEGVRRGLYGGYGAAMLGSFPSAAIFFSTYEYSKRKMIDDWQVNETATHLTAGFLGDLVSSIVYVPSEVLKTRLQLQGRYNNPFFDSGYNYKNLRDTISTIVKTEGVGALLFGYKATLARDLPFSALQFAFYEKFRQWAFAIEGKDIGADDLSVAGEIYTGASAGGLAGIITTPLDVIKTRVQTQQPSSADVSSAKPLKLSGSLFGSLRTVYTSEGFFGFFSGVGPRFVWTSIQSSIMLLLYQMTLRSLNNSFSKVEKLK from the coding sequence ATGTGGCAATTCACTTCTTCCATACCCGTGGTTCATAAACACAACGATCATGCTCACGCAAAACCAGCTATAACGAACGCATATGGAGCAACTGGAAGTGGTGACGATAAGGGAAAGGAGAGCGAATTCGAGGATGCAGAGACCAACAGCTCTATTTTCCACTGTGCTGTAGCCGGAGGTCTTGGTGGGGCCATTGGTGACACAGCAATGCATTCTTTAGATACCGTTAAGACGAGGCAACAGGGAGCACCTAGTGCTGGGAAGTACAAAAATATGTTGACAGCCTATAGGACGATCTTTGCACAAGAAGGTGTAAGAAGAGGTTTGTATGGGGGTTATGGAGCGGCTATGCTTGGTTCTTTTCCCAGTGCAGCCATATTTTTCAGCACTTATGAGTACTCtaagaggaagatgatagACGATTGGCAGGTAAATGAAACCGCTACACATTTGACCGCTGGATTCCTCGGTGATCTAGTGTCCAGTATTGTGTACGTTCCTTCCGAAGTGTTGAAGACGAGGTTACAATTGCAAGGTAGATACAACAACCCATTTTTCGACTCTGGCTACAATTACAAAAACTTACGAGATACGATTTCCACGATAGTGAAGACAGAAGGAGTTGGAGCGTTGCTTTTCGGTTACAAAGCTACGCTAGCGAGAGATTTACCATTTAGTGCTTTGCAGTTTGCATTTTACGAGAAATTTAGACAGTGGGCATTCGCCATCGAGGGAAAGGACATTGGTGCGGATGATTTATCAGTAGCTGGTGAGATATACACTGGTGCATCTGCTGGTGGGTTAGCGGGTATAATAACAACGCCTTTAGATGTTATCAAGACTCGTGTTCAAACCCAGCAGCCGTCGTCAGCTGATGTATCCTCTGCAAAGCCACTTAAACTTTCGGGATCACTTTTCGGCAGTTTGAGAACAGTCTACACATCCGAAggattctttggtttcttcagCGGCGTCGGACCAAGGTTCGTATGGACTAGTATACAAAGCAGCATCATGCTGCTTCTGTACCAGATGACACTGCGAAGTTTGAACAACTCGTTCTCCAAGGTGGAAAAACTGAAATGA
- the MLH1 gene encoding mismatch repair ATPase MLH1 (similar to Saccharomyces cerevisiae MLH1 (YMR167W); ancestral locus Anc_2.341), whose product MVSSIRPLDESVVNKIAAGEIIISPMNALKEMMENSIDAGATALDILVRDGGMNLLQVTDNGSGINKEDMPLLCERFTTSKLTKFEDLESIATYGFRGEALASISHIARVTVTTKTVEDKCAWRVSYAEGRIIGEPKPVAGKDGTVILVEDLFYNMPSRLQALRSPSEEYAKILDVVGRYSVHCDHVAFSCKKFGDSQFSSTVRADSSTEERIRVVFGNAVARSLLHFEMKPLEELDITRVTGKVSNLDFTFKKSTTPVFFINNRLVTCNPLARALRQIYANHLPKGSKPFIYLSIQINPQVLDVNVHPTKREVRFLHQDEIIEKIAHELNDVLSNIDSSRSFKASTILTGKSLNSTQRTSSRASSAISKSSQPQIRGYALNAPTIVKRHENKLVRTDASQAKITTFLNPGQSQAASQQTAEEQILEYPELTDNKQPTGSAAEDTQVHSSQVAAHNDKALNYQNSAQERVDVNLSSVKRLREAVDNSAHRDLTDIFANLIFVGVVDPERRLASIQHDLKLFLVDYGAICYELFYQICLTDFANYGKIIVESESDDDLKLVNILSGFEHLTKDFALTIVQKLWDMREMLAEYFAIDFTAHTEAPNLEEIKLKSIPLLLKGYTPPFAKLPFFIYRLGTKVNWDNEEPCLDGIMRQISLLYIPEVIELVDTSNEDVLKEERIHFVTRSEEMSSALENVLFPCIKRRFLAPHNLLKDVIEIANLPGLYKVFERC is encoded by the coding sequence ATGGTTTCGAGCATCAGACCACTGGATGAGTCTGTGGTTAATAAGATAGCCGCTGGGGAGATCATCATATCTCCCATGAAcgctttgaaggaaatgatGGAGAACAGTATTGATGCTGGGGCAACAGCCCTAGACATCTTGGTTCGAGATGGGGGAATGAATCTACTACAGGTTACTGATAATGGATCCGGTATCAACAAGGAGGATATGCCACTACTTTGTGAACGGTTTACAACTTCTAAGCTGACTAAGTTTGAGGATTTAGAGAGTATAGCCACTTATGGCTTTAGAGGAGAAGCACTGGCCAGTATATCGCACATTGCTAGAGTTACGGTTACGACCAAGACGGTTGAGGACAAATGTGCCTGGAGAGTGTCATATGCTGAAGGCAGGATAATCGGGGAGCCCAAGCCTGTCGCTGGTAAAGACGGGACGGTGATTCTCGTCGAGGATCTGTTTTACAATATGCCTTCGAGGTTACAAGCTCTGAGGTCTCCTAGCGAAGAATATGCCAAGATCCTTGACGTTGTTGGCCGCTACTCTGTTCACTGTGATCATGTGGCATTCTCTTGCAAGAAGTTTGGCGACTCTCAGTTTAGTTCGACGGTCAGAGcagattcttcaactgaGGAAAGAATTAGAGTTGTCTTCGGTAACGCTGTCGCTCGAAGTTTACTACATTTCGAAATGAAACCGCTAGAAGAATTGGACATTACTAGAGTTACAGGAAAGGTAAGCAATTTGGATTTTacattcaagaaatcaacaacGCCtgtattcttcatcaataataGGCTTGTGACTTGTAACCCATTGGCGAGGGCTCTGCGACAAATTTATGCAAACCATCTACCAAAGGGGAGTAAACCCTTCATTTATTTGAGCATACAAATAAATCCTCAAGTCCTAGATGTAAATGTGCACCCAACAAAGAGAGAAGTTAGATTTTTGCACCaagatgaaatcattgagaaaattgcacatgaattgaatgatgTCTTGTCAAATATTGACTCCTCCCgatccttcaaagcttcaacGATTTTGACGGGAAAGTCACTGAATTCAACACAACGGACCAGTAGCAGAGCAAGCTCTGCAATCAGTAAATCAAGTCAGCCGCAAATTCGTGGGTATGCCTTGAATGCTCCTACAATAGTGAAAAGACACGAGAATAAATTGGTACGAACGGACGCCTCCCAGGCGAAGATTACAACGTTCCTTAATCCAGGGCAATCCCAGGCCGCATCCCAACAGACAGCTGAAGAGCAGATATTGGAGTATCCTGAGTTAACTGATAATAAGCAACCGACAGGTTCAGCAGCCGAAGACACGCAGGTTCATTCTTCGCAGGTTGCCGCTCACAACGATAAAGCACTTAACTATCAGAACAGCGCCCAAGAAAGGGTAGATGTCAACTTATCTAGCGTAAAGAGGCTTAGAGAGGCCGTGGATAATTCCGCTCATAGGGACTTGACTGACATATTTGcaaatttgatctttgtCGGAGTCGTGGACCCTGAAAGAAGGCTCGCTTCAATCCAACACGACTTGAAATTGTTTCTTGTAGACTATGGAGCCATATGCTATGAATTATTTTACCAGATCTGCTTGACTGATTTCGCAAATTACGGGAAGATCATTGTCGAGTCTGAatcagatgatgatctaAAACTTGTTAATATACTATCTGGGTTCGAGCATCTTACCAAGGACTTTGCTTTAACAATTGTGCAAAAATTATGGGATATGAGAGAAATGCTTGCAGAGTATTTTGCAATAGATTTCACTGCCCATACCGAAGCTCCAAATCTCGAGGAGATCAAGCTGAAAAGCATTCCGCTACTACTGAAGGGCTATACGCCGCCTTTTGCTAAGTtaccatttttcatttaCAGGTTAGGCACGAAGGTAAACTGGGACAATGAAGAACCGTGCTTAGATGGCATTATGAGACAAATTTCTTTATTATACATCCCGGAGGTTATTGAGTTAGTTGACACGTCGAATGAAGATGTGCttaaagaagagagaattCACTTTGTCACCAGGTCCGAAGAGATGTCGTCTGCCCTTGAAAACGTACTTTTTCCATGCATAAAGAGAAGGTTCTTAGCACCCCACAATCTGCTTAAAGATGTAATTGAGATTGCAAATTTGCCAGGTTTATACAAAGTTTTCGAGAGATGCTAA
- the QRI7 gene encoding putative N(6)-L-threonylcarbamoyladenine synthase (similar to Saccharomyces cerevisiae QRI7 (YDL104C); ancestral locus Anc_2.343), giving the protein MTLRPVRWPVRAINPFSRLQRSYKVLAIETSCDDTCVAVLDRKNSKTAPEVLVHLKNTLDSSSQGGIVPTKAHLHHQLKIGGLTQRALQLSNFPKIDLICVTRGPGMPGSLSGGLDFAKGLSVAWQKPLLGMHHMLGHLLVPRMETNGERPSYPFLSLLVSGGHTTVVLSQSITDHEIICDSMDIAVGDSLDKCGRELGIKGTMIAKEMEKFIDEDPSCAHDTEIQMVMPNPLKNKHNRVDLQAFSFAPFLTAVRNNLKQPIENYTIKQIRSMAYQTQEAIFNHIMTRLSKVIALNRDKLIGVRHLVCSGGVGANKRLRHLLETKLCPNFETFHYPPLDLCTDNAVMIGWAGIELYESKKFSTELEVSPIRKWPLSELLTVPGWTTVD; this is encoded by the coding sequence ATGACATTGAGACCTGTCAGATGGCCTGTCAGAGCTATTAACCCTTTCTCGCGATTGCAGCGTTCCTACAAGGTTCTGGCGATTGAAACCTCATGCGATGACACTTGCGTCGCTGTATTGGATAGAAAAAACTCCAAAACTGCGCCAGAGGTGCTTGTTCACCTGAAGAATACATTAGACAGTAGCTCCCAGGGTGGAATAGTGCCCACCAAGGCGCATTtacatcatcaattgaagatagGCGGTCTCACACAGCGAGCTCTGCAGTTGTCAAACTTCCCTAAAATCGATCTCATATGTGTAACTAGGGGACCTGGTATGCCTGGATCTCTTTCAGGAGGATTGGACTTTGCTAAAGGTCTCTCAGTCGCATGGCAGAAGCCGCTGTTGGGGATGCACCACATGCTAGGCCATTTGCTAGTCCCCAGGATGGAGACAAATGGTGAAAGGCCTAGTTACCCATTTTTGAGCTTGCTGGTGAGTGGAGGTCATACTACTGTTGTTTTGTCGCAGAGTATCACTGATCATGAGATCATATGTGACTCAATGGACATCGCTGTGGGGGACTCTTTGGACAAATGCGGTAGAGAGTTGGGTATTAAGGGAACTATGATTGCAAAGGAGAtggaaaaattcattgacGAAGATCCCAGCTGCGCCCATGACACTGAGATTCAAATGGTAATGCCCAACCCACTGAAAAATAAGCACAATCGAGTAGACCTCCAGGCTTTCTCATTTGCGCCTTTTCTGACAGCTGTAAGAAATAACCTAAAGCAGCCCATTGAAAACTACACAATAAAACAAATCAGATCAATGGCTTACCAGACTCAAGAAGCCATCTTTAACCACATAATGACACGACTATCAAAAGTAATCGCCTTAAACCGCGATAAACTCATAGGAGTACGACATTTGGTTTGCTCTGGCGGTGTCGGTGCCAACAAGAGGCTACGTCATCTACTGGAGACTAAGCTGTGCCCGAATTTCGAGACTTTCCACTACCCACCTCTCGATCTCTGTACAGATAATGCGGTGATGATCGGTTGGGCCGGTATTGAACTTTATGAGTCAAAAAAATTCTCTACGGAGCTGGAAGTGTCCCCCATACGTAAGTGGCCACTCTCTGAGCTACTAACAGTCCCTGGATGGACTACTGTAGATTAA
- the PAH1 gene encoding phosphatidate phosphatase PAH1 (similar to Saccharomyces cerevisiae PAH1 (YMR165C); ancestral locus Anc_2.345) translates to MQYVGRAIDSVSKTWSSINPATLSGAIDVIVVDHPDGTLACSPFHVRFGKFQILKPSQKKVEVIVNGKSTNIPMKLGDSGEAYFVFQTSSDFHGIPNDLLASPVVSATSSPSQSPHSSSTRLDSDTANEAGKSEDKKVLEEPDFLDINDAGSTEDRTHSTISSNSNSPTPVSRTKMFQEKLNKRLTQIHIPSTLENNGDLLLDIEGYKPNKDMMHDTDNQLKQLLQDELGNESDISNFVKEDGKGNIRIVNPYEHDHLTPPGSPLLLTDESSSNMDSRPETADSTTVSSDVESHNESQEPVGTSCGQQYIKTLRLSSDQLKCLDLKYGENDLTFSVDQGRAVVTSKLFVWRWDIPIVISDIDGTITKSDALGHVMTMIGKDWTHSGVAKLFTEIYRNNYNVLYLTARSAGQADSTRSYLRSIVQNGNKLPLGPVILSPDRTMAALRREVILKKPEVFKIACLNDIRSLYFRPQEKPNNSNDGRGEDEEEEDPDERPTPFFAGFGNRITDALSYRTVGIPSSRIFTINPDGEVHMELLELAGYKSSYVFINELVDHFFPPVVRSDDEMGSITSMTPGSPANNTLDLDGNADSNILMRKKQEKKFTDVNFWREPILDIDDLSDISQSDDENNTSNKGPENLTNAFKGKASEDSTKKNESRRFSLIGRSAPDRTDDVGTLHVRQNADENAYGKNFSTPKKNRRPSSKEEIGKQIYLELGSPLTSPRLNHIDSRDLDDHLKNFSISRPAPAIAGVSKVNVMDDNHSVTSDETSAHQPDHITNRNDEGEEDDSMDDEFDEDDFID, encoded by the coding sequence ATGCAGTACGTTGGACGAGCTATTGACTCTGTATCAAAGACTTGGTCTTCGATCAACCCTGCCACTCTTTCTGGTGCGATCGATGTGATTGTGGTTGATCATCCTGATGGAACTCTTGCATGCTCCCCGTTCCACGTTCGATTCGGTAAATTCCAGATTTTAAAACCATCCCAAAAGAAGGTTGAAGTGATTGTTAATGGTAAATCTACCAACATTCCAATGAAGCTTGGCGATTCCGGAGAAGCTTATTTTGTCTTCCAGACGTCTTCCGACTTTCATGGAATCCCTAACGACCTTTTGGCATCGCCTGTGGTAAGTGCTACAAGCAGCCCATCCCAATCACCACATTCTAGTAGTACTCGTTTGGACAGTGATACTGCCAATGAAGCGGGAAAGAGCGAAGATAagaaagttcttgaagaaccaGATTTTTTGGATATAAACGATGCAGGATCCACTGAAGATCGAACACACTCAACGATATCTAGTAACAGCAATAGTCCTACTCCTGTTTCCAGAACCAAGATGTTccaagaaaaattgaataagAGACTAACTCAAATTCATATACCCAGCACTTTGGAGAATAATGGAGATTTGTTACTGGACATAGAAGGTTACAAACCCAATAAAGATATGATGCATGATACAGataatcaattgaaacagttGTTGCAGGACGAGCTTGGGAACGAATCCGATATCTCTAATTTCGTGAAGGAAGACGGCAAGGGTAATATAAGAATAGTAAATCCATATGAACATGACCATCTTACTCCGCCAGGATCACCTTTATTGCTGACTGATGAATCAAGTTCGAATATGGACTCCAGACCGGAAACAGCCGACTCCACCACTGTTTCATCAGACGTTGAAAGTCACAATGAATCACAAGAACCAGTCGGGACCAGTTGCGGCCAACAATATATCAAGACTCTGAGATTATCAAGTGATCAGCTCAAATGCTTGGATTTGAAGTACGGTGAAAACGATCTAACTTTTTCTGTTGATCAGGGCAGGGCCGTGGTAACATCGAAGTTGTTCGTTTGGAGATGGGACATCCCCATTGTTATAAGTGATATTGATGGTACAATCACCAAGTCAGATGCTTTGGGCCATGTTATGACTATGATCGGTAAGGACTGGACACATTCAGGTGTTGCCAAACTGTTCACCGAAATTTACCGCAATAATTACAATGTGCTATATTTGACCGCAAGAAGTGCAGGACAGGCAGACTCCACCAGAAGCTACCTCCGGTCAATTGTGCAAAATGGAAACAAACTTCCTTTAGGACCGGTTATACTCTCACCAGATAGAACGATGGCGGCATTAAGACGTGAAgtcatcttgaagaagccCGAAGTTTTCAAGATTGCATGTTTGAACGATATCAGATCCTTATACTTCAGACCACAAGAGAAACCGAATAATTCAAATGACGGACGTGgtgaggatgaagaggaagaagatccAGATGAAAGGCCTACACCTTTCTTTGCAGGATTCGGCAACAGAATCACTGATGCGCTTTCCTATAGGACAGTCGGTATTCCGAGCTCAAGAATTTTTACAATTAATCCCGATGGCGAAGTGCATATGGAACTATTGGAGTTGGCAGGTTATAAGAGTTCTTACGTTTTCATCAACGAGTTGGTGGACCATTTTTTCCCACCTGTGGTGCGTAGCGATGATGAAATGGGAAGTATAACTTCGATGACTCCAGGATCCCCTGCGAATAACACTCTCGATCTCGACGGCAATGCCGATAGTAATATACTtatgaggaagaagcaagagaagaaattcacCGATGTTAATTTTTGGAGAGAGCCGATTCTCGACATCGATGATCTTTCCGATATAAGTCAAAGTGATGACGAGAACAATACATCTAATAAAGGGCCCGAGAATTTGACGAACGCATTTAAGGGAAAGGCATCTGAAGATTCgacaaagaagaacgaAAGTCGAAGATTCTCGTTAATTGGCAGATCGGCCCCTGACCGTACAGATGATGTTGGGACACTTCATGTGCGACAAAATGCGGATGAAAATGCGTACGGcaagaacttttcaacaccaaagaaaaacaGACGTCCTTCAAGTAAAGAGGAGATCGGAAAACAAATATATCTCGAGCTGGGGTCGCCGTTGACCTCACCAAGGTTGAATCACATCGATTCCAGAGATCTCGATGACCACCTAAAGAATTTCTCCATATCAAGGCCCGCACCGGCTATTGCTGGAGTTTCAAAAGTTAATGTCATGGACGATAACCATTCGGTGACCAGTGACGAAACCTCAGCTCATCAACCCGATCATATCACCAACCGTAATGATGAAGGCGAAGAGGACGACAGCATGGACGACGAATTcgacgaagatgattttATAGATTAA
- the NSE4 gene encoding Smc5-Smc6 complex subunit NSE4 (similar to Saccharomyces cerevisiae NSE4 (YDL105W); ancestral locus Anc_2.342) gives MPPMPPRGTKRPHEDDTEGTADGDRLMDGERRGEAVEFEVLQAYRTFEDEMSKEKAKAARTGDIHIAIKSLDEVDSLFSKVSGSKNNGLLAHDARAIVSISELAQMSVRNLKFDDSRSLVNLEDVLNCCKRYMLGSFFSLNGITESVSPSAQALEHTDTADSERERTPVDGEENTPVDDGSDRLKLSSKRKSYLQQFATYEEFHQFNWFKMGSLFDIVSRNVAIVDHLSGPLSLQRKERAPITRRARQLDGNSEVETASKVSAESLATEELTTPVLVRECYKKVKQKKGHDPINLFKLVIDPFSYAKSVENLFYTSFLIKEGHLVMQEDDEGFPSVRVKESLPADPDARKLEALKRRNTAQNHIIFQLDMPTWKSLIDIYGITSAFLD, from the coding sequence ATGCCTCCGATGCCACCTAGAGGGACCAAGAGACCCCATGAAGATGACACTGAGGGCACAGCTGATGGTGATCGGCTGATGGATGGTGAAAGACGTGGTGAAGCCGTCGAATTTGAAGTGTTGCAGGCATACAGGacctttgaagatgagatgagcaagGAAAAGGCTAAAGCTGCCCGTACGGGAGACATCCATATTGCCATTAAGAGTCTGGATGAAGTGGATTCGTTGTTTTCTAAGGTTTCTGGGTCAAAGAATAATGGTTTACTAGCACACGATGCTAGGGCTATAGTCAGTATCAGCGAACTAGCGCAGATGAGTgtgagaaatttgaaatttgacGATTCAAGGAGTTTGGTTaacttggaagatgttCTTAATTGCTGTAAGAGGTATATGTTGGGTAGCTTTTTCAGTCTAAATGGAATTACAGAGAGCGTGTCGCCATCAGCTCAAGCACTGGAGCATACTGACACGGCTGACAGCGAGCGAGAGAGAACACCTGTTGATGGGGAGGAGAATACACCTGTTGATGATGGTTCAGATAGATTAAAGCTCAGTTCCAAGAGAAAATCGTATTTGCAGCAATTTGCGACCTATGAGGAATTCCATCAATTCAATTGGTTTAAAATGGGCTCACTATTTGACATTGTGAGTCGAAACGTGGCGATCGTAGATCATCTATCTGGCCCGTTGTCGTTACAGAGGAAAGAGAGGGCTCCAATAACGCGGAGGGCTCGCCAACTTGACGGCAACAGCGAGGTTGAAACTGCATCAAAGGTCTCCGCGGAATCACTGGCGACAGAAGAGCTTACGACACCTGTCCTGGTTCGAGAGTGTTATAAGAAGGTTAAACAAAAGAAGGGCCATGATCCCATAAACCTGTTCAAACTGGTAATTGATCCTTTTTCATACGCCAAGTCGGTCGAGAATCTGTTCTACACAAGTTTCCTAATTAAAGAAGGTCATTTAGTCATGCAGGAGGATGACGAAGGTTTCCCCAGCGTACGAGTGAAGGAGAGCTTGCCGGCAGATCCAGACGCTAGGAAGCTTGAGGCGCTAAAAAGGCGAAACACCGCTCAGAATCACATCATATTTCAACTAGATATGCCAACATGGAAATCTCTTATAGATATATACGGCATCACATCGGCATTTCTAGATTGA